A window from Pedosphaera parvula Ellin514 encodes these proteins:
- a CDS encoding DegT/DnrJ/EryC1/StrS family aminotransferase, with protein sequence MSPRDLSRRQFIAVTSATLLASQLPAEGVDLKSDDATKLAIEGGSKSLKNPSQKLIRWGEPERERLLSLLSQSTLLYWKAPQTTLLIQRFREHYPLKHVMTCSSGTAAVHVAIAAAGIGPGDEVITTPITDMGTVIGILFQQAVPVFADLNPHDYNLEIADVERKITSRTKAIIAVHLAGNPSKLNQLKQVADQHGLILIEDCAQAWGAAYQGKPVGTIGHIACWSLQDSKQITCGEGGIVASNDERFGQRLQPFADKGIDRNNVKQATEILATNYRMSELQAAFAAAQMTRMQGIAAQRAKLGNLLTREIQGLPGITAHQVDERDRCSYYSYILRIQPKFIHCGREQFVKALNAEGIAASAGYIPEPLYKKPLFQNHSFFAGRWPIREMGLTKMDYTKISCPEAEAILETCVLIRINQAMDEDYIRGIGAGIRKVTRHFTA encoded by the coding sequence ATGTCACCTCGCGACCTGTCTCGAAGACAATTTATTGCTGTCACTTCCGCCACGCTTCTAGCGAGCCAACTGCCAGCCGAAGGAGTGGATCTTAAGTCGGATGATGCCACCAAACTGGCTATTGAAGGCGGCAGCAAGTCATTGAAGAACCCGTCTCAAAAGCTAATCCGTTGGGGTGAGCCAGAACGGGAGCGCCTGTTATCCCTGCTAAGCCAATCGACTCTGTTATACTGGAAAGCACCGCAAACAACCCTGCTGATCCAGCGTTTCAGGGAGCACTATCCGTTGAAACATGTTATGACCTGCTCTTCAGGTACAGCCGCTGTACACGTTGCGATTGCCGCTGCGGGTATAGGCCCCGGGGACGAAGTCATCACCACCCCGATCACCGACATGGGAACGGTCATCGGAATTCTCTTCCAGCAGGCAGTTCCGGTTTTTGCCGACCTGAATCCGCACGACTACAACCTGGAGATTGCTGATGTTGAGCGCAAAATTACCTCCCGCACCAAAGCCATCATTGCCGTTCATTTGGCTGGCAACCCAAGCAAGCTCAATCAACTGAAGCAAGTGGCGGATCAACACGGTTTAATTCTGATCGAGGATTGTGCCCAAGCCTGGGGTGCCGCGTATCAAGGCAAGCCAGTCGGCACCATCGGACACATCGCTTGTTGGTCGCTACAGGATTCCAAACAAATAACCTGCGGAGAGGGTGGAATTGTTGCGTCCAACGACGAACGGTTTGGGCAACGACTGCAACCGTTTGCCGACAAAGGGATTGATCGCAACAATGTCAAACAAGCTACCGAAATCCTGGCGACCAATTATCGGATGAGCGAACTGCAAGCTGCCTTTGCTGCGGCCCAAATGACTCGTATGCAGGGAATTGCCGCCCAACGAGCCAAACTCGGAAATCTGCTTACGAGAGAAATACAGGGGCTTCCAGGCATTACTGCACATCAGGTGGATGAACGGGATCGCTGTTCCTATTATTCCTATATACTCAGAATTCAGCCGAAATTCATCCATTGTGGGCGTGAACAGTTTGTGAAGGCTCTGAATGCCGAAGGTATCGCCGCGAGCGCTGGATATATCCCTGAACCACTTTATAAAAAACCGTTATTCCAAAACCATTCGTTCTTTGCCGGACGCTGGCCCATTCGGGAGATGGGCCTGACAAAAATGGATTATACTAAAATCTCCTGCCCGGAGGCGGAGGCAATTTTAGAAACCTGTGTGCTTATTCGCATCAATCAAGCGATGGATGAAGATTACATCCGCGGAATTGGAGCTGGAATCCGAAAAGTGACGCGCCATTTTACAGCCTGA
- a CDS encoding sulfatase family protein, whose protein sequence is MLSTFLTRFNVPLLWLFLFLISAGSTSCAATQPPNVLFIIADQWRAEAMGYNGNPDVKTPHLDHLQSESVDFVNAVSSVPVCSPTRASLMTGQRALTHGVFVNDVPLSPKAITLSKVLHQAGYDTACIGKWHLDGHGRSQFIPRERRQNFDYWKVLECTHQYNNSFYFADLPFKLKWDGYDVFAQTHDASQYLRNHSHAKKPFFLYLSWGPPHDPYQTAPATYRSQYQAAKIKTRLNVPPGMRASAQTNLAGYYSHCTAIDSCVGTLLQTLKDTGLETNTLVIFTSDHGDMLHSHGLVKKQHPFDESIRVPLLMRWPAGLGTQPRKLDAPFNSPDFMPTILGLCGAPVPNTVEGIDYSAYLQGDVNPSDGATLISCPVPFGEYSRQHGGREYRGIRTTRYTYVRDLNGPWLLFDNLEDPAQMDNLVGQPECAQLEEDLEKILLQKLAEANDQFLPGQAYLDRWGYKLNANGIIPYTP, encoded by the coding sequence ATGTTGAGTACATTCTTAACGCGTTTTAATGTACCGTTGCTGTGGCTTTTTCTATTCCTTATTTCGGCAGGCTCGACAAGCTGTGCCGCGACTCAACCCCCAAACGTTCTGTTCATAATTGCTGACCAATGGCGGGCAGAAGCCATGGGTTATAACGGCAATCCAGATGTTAAAACCCCGCATCTGGATCATCTTCAAAGTGAGAGTGTCGATTTTGTGAATGCGGTTTCGAGTGTGCCCGTTTGCTCTCCAACCCGTGCGTCACTCATGACCGGCCAACGGGCTCTGACTCACGGAGTCTTCGTGAATGACGTCCCGCTTTCTCCGAAGGCCATCACACTTTCCAAGGTTTTGCATCAAGCAGGTTATGACACGGCTTGCATCGGCAAATGGCATCTGGATGGCCATGGGCGGTCTCAGTTCATTCCCCGCGAGCGCCGGCAAAATTTTGATTATTGGAAAGTACTCGAATGCACTCACCAATATAACAACTCCTTTTATTTCGCTGACCTTCCGTTCAAACTGAAATGGGATGGTTATGACGTGTTTGCTCAAACCCATGACGCATCTCAGTATTTACGCAATCATTCCCACGCTAAAAAGCCATTCTTTCTTTATCTTTCATGGGGACCGCCGCACGATCCCTACCAGACAGCTCCAGCAACATATCGTTCTCAATATCAGGCTGCGAAAATAAAAACCCGCCTCAACGTTCCGCCCGGAATGCGTGCGTCCGCACAAACAAATCTGGCCGGATACTATTCTCACTGCACAGCAATCGATAGCTGCGTGGGAACGCTTTTGCAAACTCTCAAGGATACCGGGTTGGAAACCAACACGCTGGTCATATTTACCTCAGACCATGGAGACATGCTCCACTCCCATGGACTGGTAAAAAAGCAGCATCCTTTTGATGAATCAATCCGTGTGCCTCTACTGATGCGCTGGCCGGCTGGGCTCGGGACTCAGCCGAGGAAACTGGATGCCCCTTTCAACTCGCCCGACTTCATGCCCACCATTCTTGGATTATGCGGGGCACCAGTGCCCAACACCGTTGAGGGTATTGACTATAGCGCCTATCTTCAGGGGGATGTAAATCCGTCGGATGGTGCGACTCTCATCAGTTGTCCTGTGCCGTTCGGAGAATATAGCCGTCAACATGGCGGCCGGGAATACAGAGGCATCCGCACCACCCGTTATACGTACGTCCGCGATTTGAATGGACCCTGGCTTTTGTTCGACAACCTGGAGGACCCTGCGCAAATGGACAACCTGGTAGGCCAGCCGGAATGTGCTCAGCTCGAGGAAGATTTGGAAAAGATCCTCCTGCAAAAACTGGCGGAGGCAAACGACCAGTTTTTGCCAGGTCAGGCTTACCTTGACCGCTGGGGCTACAAACTGAATGCCAATGGAATAATTCCCTACACTCCGTAG
- a CDS encoding bifunctional rhamnulose-1-phosphate aldolase/short-chain dehydrogenase: MNKSFKYVNNLWNDEEAAKLDAVGRLIYRSNKLGTDQRITNTGGGNTSAKLSETDPLSKQPVEVLWVKGSGGDLRTSTRENFSSLYQDKLVSLQKVYGAYPQKGPKTQAEDDMVGMYNHCTFNLNPRASSIDTPLHSFIPAKHVDHTHPNAAISVAASANSVKLTKEIYGDEVVHTPWLRPGFELGLEMQKICKENPKAIGIIMGQHGLINWSDDEKECYFRSLELIEKAAQYIEKKYAEKGGDQTAFGGQIHNTLPEALRNKVFAKLLPWLRGQVSQQKRFIGTIQDDEKILRFVNSKDAARLAELGTSCPDHFLRTKIKPLYIPLESGSCDEASIDKHVELLKKKLTAGLEQYRKDYADYYNKCKRPNSPAMRDPNPTVILIPGLGMVAWGKDKSESRVTAEFYNCAVEVMRGSEAIDKYIALPQQEAFDIEYWLLEEAKLQRMPAEKELARQIIVVIGAGSGIGKEVAHRLVKEGAHIVCVDVNAQAAQVTAKEITDKYGLGIGVAGTGLSNCGPAIGLACDITNRASVRVMLDQVALAYGGFDSLAITAGIFVAPDTTGHIPDDKWALTFAINVTGSYIVADEAFKTWKEQGLSGNLVLTTSANAVVAKKGSVAYDASKAAANHLVRELAIELSPLVRVNGVAPATVVQGSSMFPRDRVIASLAKYNIPYAETEATESLTTKLAKFYADRTLTKNPITPADQAEAFFLLLTKRLSKTTGQVITVDGGLHEAFLR; this comes from the coding sequence ATGAACAAGTCCTTTAAGTACGTGAACAATCTCTGGAACGATGAGGAAGCGGCCAAGCTGGATGCCGTGGGCCGTTTAATCTATCGCTCCAACAAGCTTGGCACCGATCAACGCATCACCAATACGGGTGGCGGCAATACTTCAGCCAAGCTTTCGGAAACTGATCCGCTCAGCAAACAGCCAGTCGAAGTTTTGTGGGTCAAAGGTTCGGGTGGCGATCTGCGTACTTCAACACGTGAGAATTTCTCCTCGTTGTATCAGGACAAGCTGGTCTCGTTGCAAAAGGTTTATGGCGCATATCCTCAGAAGGGACCAAAGACCCAGGCCGAAGATGATATGGTGGGCATGTATAATCATTGCACCTTCAACCTGAACCCGCGTGCTTCGTCCATCGACACCCCCCTGCACTCCTTCATTCCCGCCAAGCATGTGGATCACACGCATCCCAACGCGGCAATCTCGGTGGCGGCTTCCGCCAATTCCGTGAAGCTCACGAAGGAGATTTATGGGGATGAAGTCGTTCACACTCCCTGGTTGCGCCCCGGATTTGAGCTGGGTCTGGAGATGCAGAAGATTTGCAAAGAAAACCCCAAAGCCATTGGCATCATCATGGGCCAACATGGACTGATCAACTGGTCCGACGATGAAAAGGAATGTTATTTTCGTTCGCTGGAATTGATTGAGAAGGCGGCCCAATACATCGAAAAGAAGTATGCCGAAAAAGGTGGCGACCAGACTGCGTTCGGCGGTCAAATTCATAATACGCTTCCCGAAGCTTTGCGCAACAAGGTGTTTGCGAAACTGCTGCCCTGGCTGCGCGGCCAGGTAAGCCAGCAAAAGCGTTTTATTGGCACCATCCAGGATGATGAAAAAATCCTGCGCTTCGTAAACTCGAAAGATGCAGCGCGTTTGGCCGAACTTGGAACGAGTTGCCCCGATCATTTTCTCCGCACGAAGATCAAGCCGCTCTATATCCCTCTTGAATCTGGCAGTTGCGACGAGGCTTCAATTGACAAGCACGTTGAGTTGCTTAAGAAGAAATTGACCGCCGGTTTGGAACAATATCGGAAGGACTACGCCGATTATTACAACAAGTGCAAGCGCCCGAACTCCCCTGCCATGCGCGATCCCAATCCCACGGTGATTCTCATTCCTGGATTGGGCATGGTGGCGTGGGGCAAGGATAAGAGCGAATCGCGTGTGACGGCTGAGTTCTACAACTGCGCAGTGGAAGTCATGCGCGGTTCCGAAGCGATTGATAAGTATATCGCCTTGCCGCAGCAGGAGGCATTCGATATCGAATATTGGTTGTTGGAAGAAGCGAAGCTCCAGCGGATGCCGGCTGAGAAGGAATTGGCGCGTCAGATTATCGTCGTGATTGGTGCAGGTTCAGGCATCGGTAAAGAGGTGGCGCATCGTTTGGTGAAGGAAGGCGCTCATATCGTTTGTGTGGATGTGAATGCTCAAGCTGCGCAGGTAACGGCCAAGGAAATAACGGACAAATATGGTTTGGGCATTGGGGTGGCGGGAACAGGTCTTTCCAATTGCGGCCCCGCCATTGGCCTGGCTTGTGACATCACCAATCGCGCCAGCGTTCGCGTGATGCTTGACCAGGTGGCGCTGGCCTATGGTGGCTTTGATTCCCTGGCCATCACCGCCGGCATCTTCGTGGCTCCAGACACCACCGGCCACATTCCGGATGACAAGTGGGCGCTTACTTTTGCCATCAATGTGACCGGCAGCTACATCGTGGCTGATGAAGCCTTCAAGACTTGGAAGGAACAGGGTCTCTCCGGCAATTTGGTGCTGACCACCAGTGCCAATGCGGTTGTCGCCAAGAAAGGCTCGGTTGCCTATGACGCTTCCAAGGCAGCAGCAAATCACTTGGTTCGGGAACTGGCGATCGAACTTTCACCGCTCGTTCGAGTGAACGGAGTGGCGCCAGCGACGGTGGTTCAAGGTAGCTCCATGTTCCCGCGGGACCGTGTGATTGCGAGCCTGGCGAAATACAACATTCCATATGCTGAAACCGAAGCGACTGAGTCACTCACCACCAAGCTGGCGAAGTTTTATGCGGATCGCACGTTAACCAAGAATCCGATCACCCCGGCTGACCAGGCGGAAGCGTTCTTCCTGTTGCTGACGAAGCGTCTCTCCAAAACAACCGGACAGGTAATCACCGTGGATGGCGGACTGCACGAGGCTTTCCTCAGGTAA